In Methanosarcina siciliae T4/M, one genomic interval encodes:
- a CDS encoding glycosyltransferase family 4 protein: protein MNIQIGMFSWESLHSIRIGGISPHVSELSEALVAKGHRVHLFTRGHENSDEIINGVNYHRIACDQNGNIVEQMNRMCDSMYFRFLEVRERAGEFDILHGHDWHPVNVLCRIKAQLGIPFILTFHSTEWGRNGNRYGHWWEAKEISHREWLGGYEASEVITTSTILKNELQRIYRIPDYKIREIPNGINVGKIKRKIDPGKVKKHYGIHPSLPVVLFTGRMSYQKGPDLLVEAAAKVLRKKDAHFMLIGEGDMRAQCEYRARKLGIGNSCNFLGYAPDNTVIDWFNVCDLVCVPSRNEPFGIVVLEAWDAKKPVVASDAVALVENFKTGVISYKKPSSIAWGLNYVLEGLGNNKMGKKGHDLLKEKYNWKKIAEKTLETYEHVIDKQIKGRKK from the coding sequence ATGAATATTCAGATAGGAATGTTTTCCTGGGAAAGCTTGCATTCAATACGCATAGGGGGAATTTCACCCCATGTATCTGAACTCTCTGAGGCCCTTGTTGCGAAAGGGCATAGGGTCCATCTATTTACACGAGGACATGAAAATAGTGATGAAATAATCAATGGCGTCAACTATCATAGAATCGCCTGTGATCAAAATGGGAATATAGTGGAACAGATGAACCGGATGTGCGATAGTATGTACTTCCGTTTCCTGGAGGTAAGAGAACGAGCAGGTGAGTTTGATATCCTGCATGGGCATGACTGGCATCCCGTAAACGTTCTCTGCAGGATAAAGGCCCAGTTAGGGATTCCCTTTATACTGACCTTCCACAGTACAGAATGGGGGCGCAACGGAAACAGATATGGACACTGGTGGGAGGCAAAGGAGATATCACACAGAGAGTGGCTTGGAGGATATGAAGCTTCTGAGGTGATCACTACCTCGACCATACTGAAGAATGAACTCCAGCGAATTTACCGAATTCCTGACTATAAGATCCGGGAGATTCCTAATGGCATAAATGTGGGAAAAATAAAAAGAAAAATTGACCCCGGAAAAGTGAAAAAGCACTATGGTATTCATCCATCTCTTCCAGTTGTGCTTTTTACGGGAAGGATGTCTTATCAGAAAGGACCTGATCTACTGGTTGAAGCTGCAGCAAAAGTCCTGAGGAAAAAGGATGCCCATTTTATGCTCATAGGAGAAGGGGATATGCGGGCTCAATGTGAATATCGAGCTCGAAAACTTGGCATTGGCAATTCCTGCAATTTTCTTGGTTATGCCCCGGACAATACTGTCATAGACTGGTTCAATGTCTGTGATCTTGTATGCGTCCCGAGCCGCAACGAGCCCTTTGGAATCGTGGTGCTTGAAGCCTGGGATGCAAAAAAGCCTGTAGTGGCAAGCGATGCGGTCGCACTTGTGGAGAATTTCAAGACAGGCGTTATTTCTTACAAAAAACCTTCTTCCATCGCATGGGGCCTTAATTATGTTCTTGAAGGGCTTGGTAATAATAAGATGGGGAAAAAAGGTCATGACCTTCTCAAAGAGAAATATAACTGGAAAAAAATAGCTGAAAAGACTCTTGAAACATATGAACATGTGATTGATAAACAAATCAAAGGCAGGAAAAAGTAG
- a CDS encoding sensor histidine kinase: protein MIAISGGASRTILLSGYLDLEEQDISEKLELVESNFQSEVSRISSLNHDWASWDKTFEFMENGNPTYINSYLTDEIFSEAGINLVLYVNNSGEIVYEKVIDPETGEILQIPSELQRVTHENGSLLARHPGDQKSGLIRTENGPLIISSRPILTSMDSGPVGGTIIMGRYVTESLLNEIAGIQGVKITIEDVEILGSEPASYFEGLPFRNPDTEIDGQHIEVIDEKWIAGYIRLNDLEEEPGIFIKVNSPRTLYAQGKHNLVFFIIIFSLACIIVAIATNYLLKRLIISNLTEIERFVTDIGEENNLSKRLEIKGGDEFIRLSGGINSMLQDLELFQKEVMHRESEKHALLNSLREVLIYLDTELKIVWTNNKVSEYFGEKTEAVTGRTHHELWGDKSPILAPFVRKALNNGKTQSFEINVSDKDSWTGETWSVTIGSVRDRDGKLIGAIESILDITEVKKSEEKMLQAKILAENSNRSKSEFLSNMSHELRTPLNAVIGFADILNEEGFGPLNKKQKRFVGNISTSGKHLLNLINEILDLSKIEAGKMDFKCTEFSVKEKFDEIKDILFPVFSKKKIRIEFEIGDGITTIYSDEGKFVQVLYNLVSNAIKFTEEGGFVKVSARKNGDMLQLSVKDTGIGIAEEDLMNIFHPFIQVDSSSTRKYEGTGLGLALVDRMVKLMGGEICVFSQPGIGSEFICMIPLTNYGRK from the coding sequence TTGATTGCTATTTCCGGAGGTGCTTCCAGAACCATCCTGCTATCAGGTTACCTGGATCTGGAGGAACAGGATATCAGTGAAAAGCTTGAGCTCGTAGAAAGCAACTTTCAGAGTGAAGTTTCAAGGATATCCTCCCTTAACCATGATTGGGCTTCATGGGACAAAACCTTCGAGTTTATGGAAAACGGAAATCCGACATATATAAATTCTTACCTTACGGATGAGATATTTTCTGAAGCAGGAATCAACCTCGTGCTCTATGTGAACAATTCAGGGGAAATTGTTTATGAGAAAGTTATAGACCCCGAAACAGGAGAAATACTTCAAATACCCTCTGAACTCCAGAGAGTAACACACGAGAACGGAAGCCTGCTTGCCCGGCATCCCGGGGATCAGAAAAGCGGGCTAATTAGGACTGAAAACGGCCCCCTTATTATCAGTTCCAGGCCTATACTTACGAGTATGGATTCCGGGCCCGTTGGGGGAACCATTATCATGGGCAGGTATGTCACTGAATCCCTTTTGAATGAAATTGCCGGAATTCAGGGAGTCAAAATCACAATTGAGGATGTGGAGATTTTGGGATCTGAACCTGCTTCTTATTTTGAAGGTTTACCATTTAGAAACCCGGACACTGAGATAGACGGACAGCACATAGAAGTGATAGACGAAAAATGGATTGCTGGTTATATCCGTCTAAATGACCTCGAGGAAGAGCCAGGAATTTTCATAAAAGTAAATTCTCCAAGAACCCTTTATGCCCAGGGAAAGCACAATCTGGTTTTCTTCATAATAATCTTCAGCCTGGCATGCATTATCGTGGCAATCGCAACAAATTATCTGCTTAAACGTCTCATCATCTCTAACCTAACAGAAATCGAAAGATTCGTTACTGACATCGGAGAAGAGAATAACCTCTCAAAGAGGCTGGAAATCAAAGGAGGAGACGAGTTTATCCGGCTTTCTGGAGGGATAAATAGCATGCTTCAGGACCTGGAGCTTTTCCAAAAGGAAGTCATGCACAGAGAAAGTGAAAAACATGCTCTTCTGAATTCCCTTAGAGAAGTTCTGATTTACCTTGATACCGAACTCAAGATTGTCTGGACAAATAACAAGGTAAGCGAATATTTCGGAGAGAAAACTGAAGCGGTCACAGGCCGGACACACCACGAGCTCTGGGGCGATAAAAGCCCTATTCTGGCCCCATTCGTTAGAAAAGCTCTGAATAACGGAAAAACCCAATCTTTTGAAATTAATGTAAGCGATAAAGATAGCTGGACTGGAGAGACCTGGTCCGTAACCATTGGTTCGGTCAGGGACAGAGATGGAAAGCTTATCGGAGCCATAGAGTCAATCCTTGACATCACGGAGGTCAAAAAATCCGAAGAAAAAATGCTTCAGGCAAAAATCCTGGCCGAAAATTCAAACAGAAGCAAGAGTGAGTTCCTGTCAAACATGAGTCATGAACTCCGGACTCCTCTCAATGCAGTAATAGGTTTTGCCGACATATTGAATGAGGAGGGTTTTGGTCCCCTCAATAAAAAACAAAAGAGGTTCGTAGGCAACATTTCTACCAGCGGAAAACATCTTCTCAATCTGATAAACGAAATCCTCGACCTCTCGAAAATCGAAGCCGGGAAAATGGATTTCAAATGCACGGAGTTCTCTGTCAAGGAAAAATTTGACGAAATCAAAGACATTCTTTTCCCGGTTTTTTCAAAGAAAAAAATAAGGATTGAGTTTGAAATAGGAGACGGGATTACAACCATCTATTCCGATGAGGGAAAATTTGTACAGGTCCTCTATAACCTGGTAAGCAATGCAATCAAGTTCACAGAAGAAGGCGGCTTTGTAAAAGTAAGTGCCAGAAAAAACGGAGACATGCTCCAGCTCTCCGTAAAAGATACAGGAATTGGAATCGCTGAAGAAGATCTTATGAATATTTTTCATCCATTTATACAGGTTGACTCTTCTTCCACCCGAAAATACGAAGGGACGGGACTCGGGCTTGCCCTGGTGGACCGGATGGTAAAACTCATGGGAGGAGAGATCTGTGTCTTCAGCCAGCCCGGAATAGGCAGCGAATTTATCTGTATGATTCCTCTGACAAATTATGGCAGGAAGTAA
- a CDS encoding PAS domain S-box protein → MNILNKMLLSFVLIVLLSGIILTFAASLDSERELKNINSLYEERGLSIAKTIDASIMSDTQLHNDSQTIVDRLMGSNLDVTMINIHGKAPEEIKIPGYWRGYWILASSNKSNVHMPSKAINIVAMNTNKYILSSYNENGKPIIDVTYPLHDPGGKNIGAVEIKYDMSAMQSQLLMKKTNNMQIALILTLLAIIATILRHKETLNDLENSVKERTSKLETAFDSLKESEKSLAEAQKMAHIGNWHYDIQTNKLYWSDEMYSIFGLNPKELEITYDLFLTYVHSNDRDYVNDSVKNLLNGETSDIDFRIITSDGSERVVYGNTEVIFNESNIPIRLKGTIQDITEHKKAEEKIRILADVVESSNDAIVTESLEDIITSWNEGAEQIYGYSSEEILGKNGSILEPDNLKGEINQFIGKIQQEEKIKNYETLGLRKDGKIINVSLTLSPVFDVNGKMTAISVIARDVTKRKEAEEALAKTEIARKQEIHHRIKNNLQVISSLLDLQAEKFKSKKDIKYSEVLEAFKESQDRVISMALIHEELYKGGEIETLNFSPYIEELADNLFQTYSLGSTCISLKLDLAENVYFDMDTAVPLGIIVNELVTNSLKHAFSGRNEGKIQIKLVREKNGERTKSANIDCKSTGFALTVSDNGVGIPENLDIEDLNSLGFQLVTSLVDQLDGEFELKRSKGTEFTVRFIVTEKDNPAS, encoded by the coding sequence ATGAATATATTAAACAAAATGCTCTTATCATTTGTATTGATAGTGTTGCTTTCCGGTATCATATTGACATTTGCAGCATCTCTTGATTCTGAAAGAGAACTGAAAAACATAAATAGCCTTTATGAGGAGCGAGGTTTATCTATCGCAAAAACGATTGATGCTTCGATAATGAGCGATACGCAGCTACATAATGATTCGCAAACTATCGTGGACAGGTTGATGGGTTCCAATCTGGACGTAACGATGATTAATATTCACGGGAAGGCGCCTGAGGAGATTAAAATACCCGGCTACTGGAGAGGTTACTGGATATTGGCAAGTAGCAACAAGTCAAACGTCCATATGCCTTCAAAAGCCATAAATATCGTGGCCATGAACACGAATAAATATATTCTTAGTTCCTACAATGAAAATGGAAAACCGATTATTGATGTTACCTATCCCTTACATGACCCAGGCGGGAAAAACATCGGAGCTGTAGAAATAAAATACGATATGAGTGCCATGCAAAGTCAGTTGCTCATGAAAAAAACGAATAATATGCAAATCGCATTAATTTTAACTCTTCTGGCGATTATAGCAACGATTCTTAGGCATAAGGAAACACTCAACGATTTGGAAAACTCAGTTAAAGAACGTACATCTAAACTTGAAACAGCTTTCGATTCATTGAAAGAGAGTGAAAAAAGTCTTGCTGAAGCTCAAAAAATGGCTCATATTGGAAATTGGCATTATGACATTCAAACTAATAAGCTGTACTGGTCTGACGAAATGTATAGTATTTTTGGACTCAATCCAAAAGAACTTGAAATAACTTATGACTTATTCTTAACTTATGTGCACTCAAATGATCGAGACTATGTAAATGATTCCGTCAAAAATCTCTTAAATGGAGAAACATCTGACATTGATTTTAGAATCATCACATCCGATGGATCTGAGCGTGTAGTTTACGGAAACACTGAAGTTATTTTCAATGAGAGTAATATTCCTATTCGATTGAAAGGAACAATTCAGGATATTACTGAACATAAAAAAGCTGAAGAGAAAATTCGGATACTTGCGGACGTTGTGGAATCATCGAATGATGCTATTGTGACCGAATCTCTTGAAGATATTATTACCAGCTGGAATGAGGGTGCAGAACAGATTTATGGTTATTCATCTGAAGAAATTCTGGGAAAAAACGGATCAATACTCGAACCTGATAACCTTAAAGGAGAAATAAACCAGTTTATTGGAAAGATCCAACAGGAAGAAAAGATCAAGAACTACGAAACGTTAGGGTTAAGAAAGGATGGGAAGATAATAAATGTCTCACTTACTCTTTCCCCGGTTTTTGATGTCAATGGAAAGATGACTGCTATCTCGGTCATTGCAAGGGATGTTACCAAAAGAAAAGAAGCAGAAGAAGCCCTAGCAAAAACTGAAATAGCCCGAAAACAGGAGATACATCATAGGATTAAGAATAACCTGCAGGTTATTTCCTCCCTGCTGGACCTGCAGGCTGAGAAGTTTAAAAGTAAAAAAGACATCAAGTATTCGGAAGTTCTGGAAGCGTTCAAAGAAAGCCAGGATCGCGTCATTTCAATGGCTTTGATACACGAAGAACTGTATAAAGGCGGAGAAATCGAAACTCTAAACTTCTCTCCATATATTGAGGAACTTGCTGATAATCTTTTCCAGACATACAGCCTCGGAAGTACCTGCATCAGTTTAAAGCTGGATCTTGCAGAAAATGTTTATTTTGATATGGATACAGCAGTACCTTTAGGAATTATTGTTAATGAGCTCGTTACCAATTCCCTCAAACATGCATTTTCCGGTAGAAATGAAGGGAAAATCCAGATAAAACTTGTTAGAGAAAAAAATGGAGAACGTACAAAAAGTGCAAACATAGACTGCAAGAGTACAGGTTTTGCTTTGACAGTTTCAGATAACGGTGTGGGTATTCCTGAAAATCTTGATATAGAAGACCTGAATAGCCTTGGATTTCAACTTGTAACTTCCCTTGTAGATCAGCTAGACGGTGAATTTGAGCTGAAAAGGAGCAAGGGGACAGAATTCACTGTGAGGTTTATAGTGACAGAAAAAGATAATCCAGCATCATAA
- a CDS encoding substrate-binding domain-containing protein translates to MNPDKSPKKISACVKADSFPVAVIALLIVVAAAFAAIGMVEDPFSLFHPVEETDLTESEEAELIPCSELTLSGSTTVKPVSDLLAEAFMETHENCIVSVTGGGSGAGISSAGTGIVNIGSASRAVTDEELLKYPDLQTHTIGESAVVVILNGIEGNFTDKNELIKAFGDSDGQVDLVLDEKNGEIHVNKTGSSFQVFQRSDESGTEETFASYLGLGKNLDGYGAEGKLGNDGVLAAVENTSNSIAFVDFGFAERSKKVSIAGIESYKKTEITNKSIKAALAGTGKPFPSENSTLTRPLNYLTKGKPDSLEQTFIDFARSQDSVYIFKECGYFSIREIN, encoded by the coding sequence ATGAACCCCGATAAATCACCTAAAAAGATTTCTGCCTGTGTAAAAGCAGACTCTTTTCCTGTAGCTGTGATAGCTCTTCTAATCGTAGTTGCCGCAGCATTTGCAGCCATCGGGATGGTTGAAGACCCTTTTTCTTTATTTCATCCAGTTGAAGAAACAGATCTTACGGAATCCGAGGAAGCTGAACTTATTCCTTGTTCCGAACTTACTCTTTCAGGCAGTACCACAGTAAAGCCTGTGTCGGACCTCCTGGCAGAAGCTTTTATGGAAACCCATGAAAACTGCATTGTAAGCGTAACCGGGGGAGGGTCGGGGGCAGGGATTTCATCTGCCGGCACGGGAATTGTAAACATAGGTTCGGCTTCAAGAGCTGTAACCGATGAAGAACTCCTGAAATATCCCGACCTCCAGACCCACACAATAGGGGAGAGTGCTGTAGTGGTGATCCTGAACGGGATAGAAGGCAATTTTACAGACAAAAATGAGCTTATTAAGGCTTTTGGCGATTCCGATGGTCAAGTTGATCTTGTTCTCGACGAAAAAAATGGGGAAATCCACGTAAACAAGACTGGCAGCAGTTTTCAGGTTTTCCAGAGATCAGATGAAAGCGGTACTGAAGAAACCTTTGCAAGCTACCTCGGGCTTGGAAAAAATCTTGACGGATACGGAGCTGAAGGCAAGCTGGGAAATGATGGAGTTCTTGCAGCCGTTGAAAATACTTCCAATTCCATCGCTTTTGTTGATTTTGGTTTTGCGGAAAGGAGTAAGAAGGTCTCCATTGCCGGGATAGAGTCTTACAAAAAGACAGAGATAACGAATAAAAGCATAAAAGCCGCCCTTGCGGGTACTGGAAAGCCGTTTCCATCCGAAAACTCGACTCTTACAAGGCCTCTGAACTACCTTACCAAAGGAAAACCCGATTCTCTCGAACAGACGTTTATCGATTTTGCCAGGTCTCAAGATTCGGTCTACATTTTCAAGGAATGTGGGTACTTTTCAATCAGGGAGATTAACTGA
- a CDS encoding phosphotransferase yields MEYRHVNTLSPGDPFRDWLVKKITGYRLQNKQCLVNVFKHNSSHTVCKYQFEGEHFSVMAKFFSEPTGRLKDYNPYKGMMNEYRNLKYAASIINVAKPLAVHKKYNCVLVTEYIPGKSLGWYIKREEKLYERLAAVAHMLRHLHENTKSSYNKEKEFKNYHEVLDHLKLDHDTRKTFNKLLGKWWYSSSLDREYGCMVHRDVTPSNYIFYKGKPYAIDFESSWFQAHPVRDLGILTAELKKEFELHKGGGWRAEPYIGNFLWEYSRDEKDFTSITGALPFFMSIGLLRSARIHRGNNRNYLIKEACECLKTINRG; encoded by the coding sequence GTGGAATATCGCCATGTTAATACTTTAAGCCCTGGGGATCCTTTCAGGGACTGGCTTGTTAAGAAAATTACAGGATATCGACTTCAGAATAAGCAATGTTTGGTTAACGTCTTCAAACATAATTCTTCCCACACTGTCTGTAAGTATCAGTTCGAGGGTGAACACTTCAGCGTAATGGCAAAGTTTTTTTCCGAGCCTACCGGACGTTTGAAAGACTATAACCCCTACAAAGGCATGATGAACGAATACAGGAACCTGAAGTATGCGGCTTCCATAATAAACGTTGCAAAGCCCCTTGCAGTACATAAAAAATACAACTGTGTTCTTGTAACCGAATATATACCTGGAAAATCTTTGGGCTGGTACATAAAACGTGAAGAAAAACTCTATGAACGGCTTGCTGCCGTGGCGCATATGCTTCGCCACCTTCATGAAAATACGAAATCTTCTTACAACAAGGAAAAAGAATTCAAAAATTACCATGAGGTACTGGATCATCTAAAACTGGATCATGATACCAGAAAGACTTTCAATAAATTGCTTGGAAAATGGTGGTATAGCTCTTCGCTCGACAGGGAGTACGGTTGTATGGTTCACAGGGACGTTACTCCTTCTAATTATATTTTTTATAAAGGTAAGCCCTACGCAATTGATTTTGAAAGCTCCTGGTTCCAGGCACATCCTGTAAGAGATCTCGGGATCCTTACTGCAGAACTTAAAAAAGAATTCGAATTGCATAAAGGCGGAGGCTGGAGAGCCGAACCATATATAGGAAATTTTCTCTGGGAATATAGCAGGGATGAGAAGGACTTCACCAGCATTACCGGAGCTTTGCCTTTTTTCATGAGCATAGGGTTACTTCGTTCGGCACGGATTCATAGGGGCAATAACAGAAACTACTTGATAAAAGAAGCATGCGAGTGCTTAAAGACGATTAACAGAGGTTAA
- a CDS encoding PstS family phosphate ABC transporter substrate-binding protein, with amino-acid sequence MRDKLKIYKILTILVIGFVFLGLGCTGKNSGRSIYVKGSDTIKPLAEAEAEKFMEKNPGKSIIVKGGGSSVGIEALINGTIDIADASREMTDKEIEAAQKNGINPVQHTIAYDGITVIVNFANPVSTLTFDQLRGIYNGSISNWKDVGGQDKPIVVNCRKSSSGTYKTFQTIVMHGDNYRHDTLNQADTGSIVISVSQNSDAIGYIGFSYFDNSSIKALSLNNGKGSIFPTYETIHNGSYPLSRALNMYTNGEATGLKKEFIDFVLSEQGQEIATGEGFIPLKSKI; translated from the coding sequence ATGAGAGATAAATTAAAAATTTACAAAATCCTTACAATATTAGTAATTGGATTTGTGTTTCTGGGACTTGGATGTACTGGAAAAAACAGTGGAAGAAGCATTTATGTAAAAGGCTCGGATACGATAAAGCCTCTTGCAGAAGCTGAAGCGGAAAAATTCATGGAAAAAAATCCAGGAAAAAGTATAATCGTCAAAGGGGGCGGCTCCAGTGTCGGAATCGAAGCTCTCATTAACGGGACGATAGACATTGCTGATGCATCCCGGGAAATGACTGACAAAGAAATCGAAGCTGCTCAAAAGAATGGAATCAATCCTGTGCAGCACACCATTGCTTATGATGGTATTACAGTTATCGTAAACTTTGCAAATCCTGTTTCTACCCTTACCTTTGACCAGCTTCGCGGCATTTATAACGGAAGCATAAGCAACTGGAAGGATGTCGGCGGCCAGGATAAACCGATTGTAGTAAACTGCAGGAAAAGCAGTTCAGGAACTTATAAGACCTTCCAGACAATTGTTATGCATGGTGATAATTACCGGCACGACACCCTTAACCAAGCAGATACAGGCTCAATAGTTATCAGTGTCTCTCAGAACTCCGATGCAATAGGATACATTGGCTTTTCGTACTTTGATAACAGCAGCATAAAAGCCTTAAGCCTGAACAACGGAAAAGGCTCTATATTTCCGACTTACGAGACCATCCATAATGGTTCATACCCCCTCTCAAGAGCTCTTAACATGTATACCAATGGGGAAGCTACAGGCCTCAAAAAGGAATTCATTGACTTTGTCCTGAGTGAACAAGGGCAGGAAATTGCAACTGGTGAAGGGTTCATTCCGCTAAAGAGTAAGATCTAA
- a CDS encoding CYTH and CHAD domain-containing protein: MEIESKFLVLDEADIQNLETLSQLGDYSLSEGEVQVIEDIFLDTTRMVLMSEGYFLRLRKETGKIGQWLTIKSLGGFEAGVHRREEHVSFLPEEVSVLECPDIKIRNIIFELSSDFDLIPVMKLKQKRFVRQVKLGETQVAEFSLDRVNLKSETKEKLYSELEIELKAEGTLQDLQAITEYLLENYNLGENPFSKFERAIFFKNNLPEKTLLNFRERAFCMQLADQENVYGKQAKILLSLDKGLNTSELSLLLKVPEADIEALHAGFEKERLALFPFSSEINASGEFHFQAGRCVPGKNRENISLEKGWTLETLFELYGVNKTRAEKIRDNTLILFDGLFPYHRLGTEEREMLSFAALLQDIGTSVSPEEKFRMGKEILLTHPLKGLKLHELRMLALIMELQSPVISVKNLSSAFEESHIALPPEIKNKALILASFTRIADLLKKGDLKFLPGRIRQIEGAVEVEIFGQDAEKAVKRAEKRSELWEYLFGTKLLFTPGKETNEAEIINKRVKESGETKRKEESKKDNKGLKFVVRPENSMAMVAQKVFSQQFARMLAHEKGTRKGEDIEELHDMRVSIRRMRAAAKVFEAYLDSKKLGPHLKGLKSTLGALGDVRDLDVFREKAEEYLKKLPPENEHDLDPLFAVLAEEREKSRKNMLIYMESEKYSSFKKEFSEDLADYEFWALPTTTKKHDALPHRIRDVLPSILYARFADISAYSEWVEGPHVCVERLHRLRIAAKGLRYTFEFFGDVLGKDVEIMIEEFKALQDHLGDLHDAVVAIDLLDNYLQTGEWGLLRGRKNFGEKRIPEGMKGVEAYRVYREEELQTLLDTFPEAWAKIQSEEFRQRIGNAVNNLYKAATSS; this comes from the coding sequence ATGGAAATCGAATCAAAGTTTCTGGTACTGGACGAAGCAGATATTCAAAATCTTGAAACGCTATCGCAACTGGGAGACTATTCTCTTTCCGAAGGTGAGGTACAGGTTATCGAAGATATCTTCCTGGACACGACAAGAATGGTTTTAATGTCCGAGGGTTATTTTCTGCGGCTACGAAAAGAGACCGGGAAAATAGGTCAGTGGTTGACCATCAAGAGCCTTGGGGGGTTCGAAGCCGGGGTGCACAGGAGAGAAGAACACGTCAGTTTCCTACCTGAAGAGGTCTCTGTCCTTGAATGCCCGGATATCAAGATCAGGAACATAATTTTTGAACTTAGTTCAGACTTTGACCTGATCCCTGTAATGAAACTTAAACAAAAAAGGTTTGTACGCCAGGTAAAACTGGGAGAAACGCAGGTAGCTGAATTTTCTCTTGACCGCGTGAACCTAAAAAGCGAAACAAAGGAAAAGTTGTACAGTGAACTTGAAATCGAATTGAAAGCTGAAGGAACCCTTCAAGATTTACAAGCTATTACGGAATACCTGCTGGAAAATTACAACCTTGGTGAAAATCCTTTTTCCAAATTCGAAAGGGCTATTTTCTTCAAAAACAATCTTCCTGAAAAAACCCTCTTGAACTTCAGGGAGAGAGCTTTTTGCATGCAGCTGGCAGACCAGGAAAATGTTTATGGAAAGCAGGCTAAAATTCTCCTCTCACTTGATAAGGGTTTGAATACATCGGAATTGAGTCTTCTCCTTAAAGTCCCGGAAGCAGATATCGAAGCCCTGCACGCCGGGTTTGAAAAAGAAAGACTTGCCTTATTCCCTTTTAGCTCTGAAATTAATGCGTCCGGAGAGTTTCACTTTCAGGCTGGGCGCTGTGTTCCTGGCAAGAACAGGGAAAATATCAGCTTGGAGAAGGGGTGGACCCTCGAAACTCTTTTTGAGCTCTATGGAGTAAATAAAACCAGGGCAGAAAAGATCAGGGATAACACACTCATACTTTTTGATGGACTTTTTCCTTATCACAGGTTAGGGACGGAAGAAAGAGAAATGCTGAGTTTTGCAGCTCTACTTCAGGACATCGGAACTTCTGTTTCTCCAGAAGAAAAATTCAGGATGGGGAAGGAAATTCTCCTGACCCACCCTCTGAAAGGTTTAAAGCTCCACGAACTCAGGATGCTTGCTCTAATTATGGAACTGCAGTCCCCCGTAATCAGCGTGAAGAATCTGTCTTCAGCCTTTGAAGAATCACATATTGCGCTGCCTCCGGAAATCAAGAACAAAGCCTTAATTCTCGCATCGTTTACCCGGATTGCGGATCTCCTTAAAAAAGGAGACTTGAAGTTCCTGCCAGGCAGGATCAGGCAGATAGAAGGGGCAGTTGAAGTAGAAATTTTCGGGCAAGATGCGGAAAAAGCTGTAAAAAGAGCAGAAAAAAGAAGCGAACTATGGGAATACCTTTTTGGTACAAAACTCCTCTTCACACCAGGCAAAGAGACGAATGAAGCTGAAATTATTAACAAAAGGGTAAAAGAATCAGGAGAGACAAAAAGGAAGGAGGAAAGTAAAAAAGATAACAAGGGCCTGAAATTCGTAGTCAGACCCGAAAACTCCATGGCTATGGTAGCTCAGAAAGTTTTTTCCCAGCAGTTTGCAAGAATGCTTGCCCATGAGAAAGGAACGCGAAAGGGAGAGGACATAGAAGAACTTCACGATATGAGAGTTTCAATCCGCAGGATGAGGGCTGCTGCAAAGGTCTTTGAAGCGTACCTGGATTCCAAAAAGCTTGGACCTCACCTGAAAGGACTTAAAAGTACCCTTGGAGCACTCGGGGATGTAAGGGACCTGGACGTTTTTAGAGAAAAAGCTGAAGAGTATCTGAAAAAACTGCCTCCTGAGAATGAACATGACCTTGATCCCTTATTTGCTGTCCTTGCTGAAGAAAGAGAAAAATCCCGGAAAAACATGCTTATCTACATGGAAAGCGAGAAGTACTCCAGTTTTAAAAAAGAGTTCTCAGAAGATCTTGCCGATTACGAATTTTGGGCTCTGCCAACTACAACAAAGAAACATGATGCTTTGCCGCATAGAATAAGGGATGTGCTTCCTTCTATCCTTTATGCCCGTTTTGCAGACATCAGTGCCTATTCCGAATGGGTGGAAGGACCGCATGTCTGTGTAGAGAGGTTACACAGGCTCAGGATTGCGGCCAAAGGACTGCGCTATACATTTGAGTTCTTTGGAGATGTGCTGGGAAAAGACGTAGAAATAATGATAGAGGAATTCAAAGCTTTACAGGACCACCTTGGAGACCTGCACGATGCTGTGGTTGCAATCGACCTGCTTGATAATTATCTGCAGACCGGAGAATGGGGCCTTTTAAGAGGAAGAAAAAATTTCGGAGAAAAGAGAATACCCGAAGGTATGAAAGGAGTAGAAGCTTACAGAGTGTACAGAGAAGAAGAACTCCAGACTCTACTCGACACCTTCCCGGAGGCCTGGGCAAAAATACAGAGCGAGGAGTTTAGACAAAGAATTGGAAACGCAGTTAACAACCTGTATAAAGCGGCCACATCTTCATGA